Proteins found in one Micromonospora sp. WMMD1082 genomic segment:
- a CDS encoding cellulose-binding domain-containing protein, whose protein sequence is MTGGMAVSLTPAHAATGCGVTYSVDAQWSGGFTGNVTLTNLGDPVSSWTLTWTFASGQQVSQAWNSTVSQSGSQVTARSVSHNGSLATGASASFGFNGTWNGSNPVPASFAMNGTTCTGAPSTGNPTPTPTNPPPSTPPPTNPPPSTPPPSNPPGNPNWGQGLPPAGAQTSQAYDRIRNGTDYTPRSGECSTDIHARYWTYGPDGKVYPTWHPTRDSSGCNFGHEHGDDPRPSDLFSTAGWPAFGYTSEVMASTLPASSQRHEDHVGHKVLTVNNVNVIQGDNGTSFFPPQGTTIAVCDVLLKFHQGTHSKDAFTNNIHELIYNSRCQQSNGGAVTEARFSLMIPIGRAGGFSPSECPGFGGQFINVGPAVPADSPSESRSLGRLITEPGCVQAIREGRTHRDPLYPNPVPFTVSDMDDFWFSDFQVTGSGLNFRLAPLFYVVNPARYYDPAKPDRLGRIVDLCYTDLAGGDYCDQARRVTQQTGQQLAWDDSRSPFKGTLREFRPGFFVVQNSGPSTVYTDAYGRNVSSTPFNGSIQQYFSGNSATQLFVRGATRDWGADHIHAPN, encoded by the coding sequence TCTCGGGGATCCGGTCAGCTCATGGACGCTGACCTGGACGTTCGCCAGTGGCCAGCAGGTCAGTCAGGCCTGGAACTCGACCGTTTCGCAGAGCGGCAGCCAGGTCACCGCACGCAGCGTCAGCCACAACGGAAGCCTCGCCACCGGGGCGAGCGCCTCGTTCGGCTTCAACGGGACGTGGAACGGCAGCAACCCGGTGCCGGCCAGCTTCGCCATGAACGGCACGACCTGCACGGGCGCGCCGTCGACCGGCAATCCGACCCCGACCCCCACCAATCCGCCGCCCAGCACCCCGCCCCCCACCAATCCGCCGCCCAGCACCCCACCGCCCAGCAACCCGCCGGGCAACCCGAACTGGGGACAGGGGCTGCCGCCGGCGGGGGCGCAGACCAGCCAGGCGTACGACCGGATCCGCAACGGGACCGACTACACGCCGCGCAGCGGCGAGTGCTCGACGGACATCCACGCGCGCTACTGGACGTACGGTCCCGACGGGAAGGTCTACCCCACCTGGCACCCGACCCGCGACTCGAGCGGGTGCAACTTCGGGCACGAGCACGGTGACGACCCGCGACCGTCCGACCTGTTCTCCACCGCCGGGTGGCCGGCCTTCGGCTACACCAGCGAGGTGATGGCGTCGACGCTCCCCGCGAGCAGTCAGCGGCACGAGGACCACGTCGGGCACAAGGTGCTGACGGTCAACAACGTCAATGTCATCCAGGGTGACAACGGCACCAGCTTCTTCCCACCGCAGGGCACCACCATCGCCGTCTGCGACGTGCTACTCAAGTTCCACCAGGGCACCCACTCGAAGGACGCCTTCACCAACAACATCCACGAGCTGATCTACAACAGCCGGTGCCAGCAGAGCAACGGCGGGGCGGTCACCGAGGCCAGGTTCAGCCTGATGATTCCGATCGGCCGGGCCGGCGGGTTCAGTCCCAGCGAATGCCCGGGCTTCGGCGGCCAGTTCATCAACGTCGGGCCCGCGGTGCCGGCGGACTCGCCGTCGGAGAGCCGGTCGCTCGGCCGTCTGATCACCGAGCCGGGTTGCGTGCAGGCGATCCGGGAGGGCCGTACCCACCGCGATCCGCTCTACCCCAACCCGGTGCCGTTCACGGTGTCCGACATGGACGACTTCTGGTTCTCCGACTTCCAGGTCACCGGTTCCGGGCTGAACTTCCGCCTTGCACCGCTGTTCTACGTGGTCAACCCGGCGCGCTACTACGACCCGGCCAAGCCCGACCGGCTGGGGCGGATCGTGGACCTGTGCTACACGGACCTCGCGGGTGGCGACTACTGTGACCAGGCTCGGCGGGTCACTCAGCAGACCGGGCAGCAGCTCGCCTGGGACGACTCGCGCTCGCCGTTCAAGGGCACCCTGCGGGAGTTCCGGCCGGGCTTCTTCGTGGTGCAGAACAGCGGCCCGAGCACGGTGTACACCGACGCGTACGGCCGCAACGTCTCCAGCACACCGTTCAACGGCTCGATCCAGCAGTACTTCTCGGGCAACTCCGCCACGCAGCTCTTCGTCCGAGGTGCGACGAGGGACTGGGGCGCCGATCACATCCACGCGCCGAACTGA
- a CDS encoding branched-chain amino acid aminotransferase, translating to MSLRFALQLNPNPVNPTRRAEIMADPGFGRHFTDHMARAVWTPDGGWQDSEIIPFGPIPMHPAAAVLHYAQEIFEGMKAYRHADGSIWSFRPAANGERFARSAQRLALPELPVPDFMAAIEGLVAADQVWVPQEGENSLYLRPFMFASEPFLGVRPANEVTFMVIACPVGAYFSGGVKPVSIWLSSTYTRAARGGTGEAKCGGNYAASLAPMIEAAAHQCEQVCFLDAAEGRYVEELGGMNLFFVTADGRIVTPELGTILEGVTRGSILILAKELGLEVEERPVAISEWQEGAATGAITEVFACGTGAVVTPVGRLVWEGGEVTAPMTGADDSVAMRVRRQLMDIQYGRAADPYGWMTRLA from the coding sequence ATGAGTTTACGGTTTGCCTTGCAGTTGAACCCGAACCCGGTGAACCCGACGCGGCGGGCCGAGATCATGGCCGACCCCGGCTTCGGCCGGCATTTCACCGACCACATGGCGCGGGCGGTGTGGACGCCGGACGGCGGCTGGCAGGATTCCGAGATCATCCCGTTCGGCCCGATACCCATGCATCCGGCGGCGGCGGTCTTGCACTACGCGCAGGAGATCTTCGAGGGGATGAAGGCGTACCGGCACGCTGACGGGTCGATCTGGTCGTTCCGGCCGGCGGCCAATGGCGAGCGCTTCGCCCGCTCGGCGCAGCGGCTGGCATTGCCGGAGCTGCCGGTGCCCGACTTCATGGCGGCGATCGAAGGGCTCGTCGCCGCCGATCAGGTCTGGGTTCCGCAGGAGGGTGAGAACAGCCTCTACCTGCGGCCCTTCATGTTCGCGTCCGAGCCGTTCCTGGGCGTCCGCCCCGCCAACGAGGTCACCTTCATGGTGATCGCCTGCCCGGTGGGCGCGTACTTTTCCGGCGGGGTCAAGCCCGTCTCGATCTGGCTTTCCTCGACGTACACCCGAGCCGCGCGCGGGGGGACCGGCGAGGCCAAGTGCGGCGGCAACTACGCCGCCAGTCTGGCTCCGATGATCGAGGCGGCCGCGCATCAGTGCGAGCAGGTCTGTTTCCTGGACGCCGCGGAGGGCCGGTACGTCGAGGAACTCGGCGGCATGAATCTCTTCTTCGTGACCGCTGACGGCCGGATCGTCACGCCCGAGCTCGGCACGATCCTTGAGGGCGTCACCCGTGGGTCGATCCTCATCCTCGCCAAGGAGCTGGGGCTGGAGGTCGAGGAACGCCCGGTGGCCATCTCGGAGTGGCAGGAGGGCGCGGCCACCGGCGCGATCACCGAGGTCTTCGCCTGCGGCACCGGCGCCGTGGTGACCCCGGTTGGCCGGCTGGTCTGGGAGGGTGGCGAGGTGACCGCGCCGATGACCGGCGCCGACGACTCGGTGGCGATGCGGGTGCGTCGCCAGCTGATGGACATCCAGTACGGTCGGGCCGCCGATCCGTACGGCTGGATGACCCGCCTCGCCTGA